One segment of Massilia sp. Se16.2.3 DNA contains the following:
- the mltG gene encoding endolytic transglycosylase MltG, producing the protein MALIKKTIVVGVIVSIAAVGGFSWWSRLPLTTTEPPIDFTIAPGSGVNAAAQQMAKAGVPINPFLFQVLARLTGDSARIKAGSYELKPNTSPRGLLRQLVRGEFAQEALTIIEGWTFRQMREAIAGAKTLRHDTDKLSDAELMAKVSPDFKQPEGLFFPDTYLFAKGASDLQIYKQAHQMMLARLNAAWEKRAADLPYKTPYEALIMASIVEKETGQKSERGMIAGVFVNRLRTGMMLQTDPSVIYGMGARYEGKIAKKDLLTDTPYNTYTRYGLPPTPISLPGLQSLSAALAPAKTEALYFVSRNDGTSQFSDNLNDHNRAVNQFQRGMAGNASKP; encoded by the coding sequence ATGGCACTGATTAAAAAAACCATCGTTGTCGGCGTGATCGTGTCAATCGCGGCCGTCGGCGGCTTTTCCTGGTGGTCCAGGCTGCCGCTGACCACGACCGAGCCGCCCATCGACTTCACCATCGCCCCAGGCAGCGGCGTGAATGCCGCGGCCCAGCAGATGGCCAAGGCAGGCGTACCCATCAATCCCTTCCTGTTCCAGGTGCTGGCGCGCCTGACCGGCGACAGCGCACGCATCAAGGCCGGCAGCTACGAGTTGAAACCCAACACCTCGCCGCGCGGCCTGCTGCGGCAACTGGTGCGCGGGGAATTCGCCCAGGAAGCGCTCACCATCATCGAAGGCTGGACCTTCCGCCAGATGCGCGAAGCCATCGCCGGGGCCAAGACCCTGCGCCACGACACCGACAAGCTGTCCGATGCCGAGCTGATGGCGAAGGTGTCGCCTGACTTCAAGCAGCCGGAAGGACTGTTCTTCCCGGATACCTATCTGTTCGCCAAGGGCGCCAGCGACCTGCAGATTTATAAACAGGCGCACCAGATGATGCTGGCGCGCCTGAACGCGGCCTGGGAAAAGCGCGCGGCCGACCTGCCTTACAAGACCCCCTACGAAGCCCTGATCATGGCCTCGATCGTCGAAAAGGAAACCGGCCAGAAGAGCGAACGGGGAATGATCGCCGGCGTGTTCGTGAACCGCCTGCGCACCGGCATGATGCTGCAGACCGACCCAAGCGTGATCTATGGCATGGGTGCGCGCTACGAGGGCAAGATCGCCAAGAAGGATTTGCTCACCGACACCCCGTACAATACCTACACCCGCTACGGCCTGCCGCCGACGCCGATTTCGCTGCCGGGCCTGCAGTCGCTGAGCGCGGCCCTGGCGCCGGCAAAGACCGAGGCCCTGTATTTCGTCTCGCGCAACGACGGCACCAGCCAGTTTTCGGATAACCTGAACGACCACAACCGCGCCGTGAACCAGTTCCAGCGCGGCATGGCCGGTAATGCCAGCAAACCATGA
- the tmk gene encoding dTMP kinase: protein MTERGKFITFEGIDGAGKSTHIGFVGEFLSSKGKTIVSSREPGGTPLGEKLRDLLLHEKMHLETEALLMFASRREHIAQVIEPGLAAGNWVLSDRFSDASFAYQSGGRGMDRVKMEALEAWVHPALQPDLTLLFDVPLEVARERLDATRTLDKFEREQESFFERCRAEYLRRAAQHPGRFAVIDSTRSIEETRHTIAAALETLL from the coding sequence ATGACCGAGCGCGGTAAATTCATCACCTTCGAGGGCATCGACGGGGCCGGCAAGTCGACCCATATCGGTTTCGTCGGCGAGTTTCTGTCCTCGAAGGGCAAGACCATCGTTTCCTCGCGCGAGCCGGGCGGCACGCCGCTGGGCGAAAAGCTGCGCGACCTGCTGCTGCACGAAAAGATGCACCTGGAAACGGAAGCGCTGCTGATGTTCGCCAGCCGGCGCGAGCACATCGCCCAGGTCATCGAACCCGGCCTGGCCGCGGGCAACTGGGTGCTGTCCGACCGTTTCAGCGACGCCAGCTTCGCCTACCAGAGCGGCGGACGCGGCATGGACCGGGTCAAGATGGAAGCCCTGGAAGCCTGGGTGCACCCGGCGCTGCAGCCGGACCTGACCCTGCTCTTCGACGTGCCCCTGGAAGTGGCGCGCGAGCGCCTGGACGCGACGCGCACGCTCGACAAGTTCGAACGCGAACAGGAAAGCTTTTTCGAACGCTGCCGCGCCGAATACCTGCGCCGCGCCGCCCAGCATCCCGGCCGCTTCGCCGTCATCGACTCGACGCGCTCGATCGAGGAAACCCGGCATACGATCGCCGCCGCCCTGGAGACCCTGTTGTGA
- the holB gene encoding DNA polymerase III subunit delta', giving the protein MRARLPHAILFHGPAGIGKADFIESFAQALLCERVQPDGRACSSCASCGWFLQHNHPDYRRVRPEALEDEAPDEEGEGEKKAKASKTPSKEIKIEQIRSLADFMNISTHRQGLRVVVLYPAEALNMPASNALLKTLEEPPPGTVFLLASNGLDRLLPTILSRCRKFALPMPDHAAALAWLAGQGVQDADSWLREEGGAPLAALAQSQGGSREELDTLLQFTARPSVEGALRQAEKLAKGALAPLVAWQQRWLYDLLAMKLAGSLRYYPRYQKELAALAAKVHTANLLRAIKSTNERRAVADHPLSSKLFIEDMLLDYTACCSPA; this is encoded by the coding sequence ATGCGCGCGCGCCTGCCCCATGCGATCCTGTTCCATGGCCCGGCCGGCATCGGCAAGGCCGATTTCATCGAATCCTTTGCCCAGGCGCTGCTGTGCGAGCGCGTCCAGCCCGACGGCCGCGCCTGCAGCAGCTGCGCCTCCTGCGGCTGGTTCCTCCAGCACAATCATCCGGATTACCGCCGCGTGCGGCCGGAAGCGCTCGAAGACGAGGCGCCAGATGAAGAGGGCGAGGGCGAGAAGAAGGCCAAGGCCAGCAAGACGCCTTCGAAAGAGATCAAGATCGAGCAGATCCGGTCGCTGGCCGACTTCATGAACATCTCGACCCACCGCCAGGGCCTGCGCGTGGTGGTGCTGTACCCGGCCGAGGCGCTGAACATGCCGGCCTCGAACGCCCTGCTGAAAACCCTGGAAGAGCCGCCGCCGGGCACCGTGTTCCTGCTGGCCTCGAACGGCCTGGACCGGCTGCTGCCGACGATCCTGTCGCGCTGCCGCAAGTTCGCGCTACCCATGCCCGACCATGCCGCGGCGCTCGCCTGGCTTGCCGGGCAGGGCGTGCAGGATGCGGACAGCTGGCTGCGCGAGGAGGGCGGCGCACCGCTCGCCGCGCTGGCCCAGTCGCAAGGCGGCAGCCGCGAGGAACTCGACACGCTGCTGCAATTCACGGCACGGCCCAGCGTCGAGGGCGCCCTGCGCCAGGCCGAAAAACTGGCCAAGGGTGCGCTGGCGCCGCTGGTGGCCTGGCAGCAGCGCTGGCTCTACGACCTGCTGGCGATGAAGCTGGCCGGCAGCCTGCGCTACTATCCACGTTACCAGAAGGAACTTGCAGCCTTGGCCGCCAAGGTGCACACTGCGAATCTGTTACGTGCAATCAAGTCGACCAACGAACGGCGCGCTGTCGCGGACCATCCGCTGTCAAGCAAGCTGTTCATCGAGGACATGCTGCTCGACTATACGGCTTGTTGCAGCCCCGCTTGA
- a CDS encoding PilZ domain-containing protein, with translation MSGNIPDPNSVLVPRPSVLSLAIKEKAALYAAYMPFLKNGGMFVPSTRQYKIGDDIYLILSLMDDPNKYPIAGKVAWITPAGANNSKAQGIGVHFPSDETGQRARARIEEILGAALRSSRATHTL, from the coding sequence ATGTCCGGCAATATTCCCGACCCCAACTCCGTGCTCGTTCCCAGGCCGTCGGTCCTGTCGCTCGCCATCAAGGAAAAGGCCGCTCTGTACGCGGCCTACATGCCCTTCCTGAAGAACGGCGGCATGTTCGTGCCGAGCACCAGGCAGTACAAGATCGGCGACGATATCTACCTGATCCTGTCGCTGATGGACGACCCGAACAAGTATCCGATCGCCGGCAAGGTGGCCTGGATCACCCCGGCGGGCGCCAACAACAGCAAGGCGCAGGGCATCGGCGTGCATTTCCCGTCCGACGAAACCGGCCAGCGCGCGCGCGCCCGCATCGAGGAAATCCTGGGTGCGGCGCTGCGTTCCTCGCGTGCCACCCATACCCTGTAA
- a CDS encoding GNAT family N-acetyltransferase translates to MPSYVHRLARRVDLPVIVDIYNSTVASREVTADTEPVSVASREAWFDEHTPERRPLWVIHDAEDRSDNPAVIGWMSYSNFYGRPAYSGTAELSIYIAENWRGRGIGKYCLEQAIAFAPEIRVHTLLGFIFGHNGASLALFRKFGFDTWAHFPRVANLDGVERDLIILGKRVVD, encoded by the coding sequence ATGCCGTCCTACGTCCACCGTCTTGCCCGCCGCGTCGACTTGCCCGTCATCGTCGACATCTACAATTCGACCGTCGCCTCGCGCGAAGTCACCGCCGACACCGAGCCGGTCTCGGTCGCCTCGCGCGAAGCCTGGTTCGACGAGCACACGCCCGAGCGCCGTCCGCTGTGGGTCATTCATGATGCCGAGGATCGCTCGGACAATCCGGCAGTCATTGGCTGGATGTCGTACTCGAATTTCTATGGCCGCCCGGCCTATTCTGGCACGGCCGAGCTGTCGATCTATATTGCGGAGAACTGGCGCGGCCGCGGGATCGGGAAGTATTGCCTGGAGCAGGCGATCGCGTTTGCGCCGGAAATCCGTGTCCACACCCTGCTCGGCTTCATCTTTGGCCACAATGGGGCAAGCCTGGCACTGTTCCGCAAGTTCGGCTTCGATACCTGGGCGCATTTCCCGCGCGTGGCGAACCTGGACGGGGTCGAGCGCGATCTGATTATCCTGGGCAAGCGCGTCGTCGATTGA
- a CDS encoding TatD family hydrolase yields the protein MYIDSHCHINFPELAARMPEVLAKMAENRVTHALCVSVDLPDFPSVLALAEQYPHIYASVGVHPDYEDTPEPTVQQLVDLARHPKIVAIGETGLDYYRLQGDLEWQRERFRTHIRASRESRKPLIIHTRAASEDTIRIMREEGAGTGDGGVAGVMHCFTESLAVAEAAIEMGFYISFSGIVTFKSAKELQAVARAVPLERILIETDSPYLAPVPYRGKMNEPGYVAHVAEFIATLKDLPLREVADRTTENFFNLFQHARA from the coding sequence ATGTACATCGATTCCCATTGCCACATCAACTTCCCCGAGCTGGCCGCACGCATGCCCGAGGTGCTCGCCAAAATGGCCGAGAACCGCGTCACCCACGCGCTCTGCGTCTCGGTCGACCTGCCGGACTTTCCTTCGGTGCTCGCGCTGGCCGAGCAGTATCCGCACATTTACGCCTCGGTCGGGGTCCACCCGGACTACGAGGACACACCCGAGCCGACGGTCCAGCAGCTGGTCGACCTGGCCCGGCACCCGAAGATCGTCGCCATCGGCGAGACCGGGCTGGACTACTACCGGCTGCAGGGCGACCTGGAATGGCAGCGCGAGCGCTTCCGCACGCACATCCGCGCCTCGCGCGAGAGCCGCAAGCCCCTGATCATCCACACCCGCGCCGCCAGCGAAGACACCATCCGCATCATGCGCGAAGAGGGCGCGGGAACGGGCGACGGCGGCGTCGCCGGCGTCATGCACTGCTTCACCGAGTCGCTGGCGGTGGCCGAGGCCGCCATCGAAATGGGCTTCTATATCTCGTTTTCCGGCATCGTCACCTTCAAGAGCGCAAAGGAGCTGCAGGCGGTGGCGCGCGCCGTGCCGCTCGAGCGCATCCTGATCGAGACCGATTCGCCCTACCTGGCGCCGGTGCCTTACCGCGGCAAGATGAACGAGCCGGGCTACGTGGCCCACGTGGCCGAGTTCATCGCGACCCTGAAGGACCTGCCGCTGCGCGAAGTGGCCGACCGTACGACGGAAAACTTCTTCAACCTGTTCCAGCACGCGCGCGCCTAG
- a CDS encoding ankyrin repeat domain-containing protein produces the protein MDPRRRIVLLRLLQGSLLVLGARAGLLQAAPAAPTAEQLTTFFRAVQLDDARTVQAMIGKVVNANQRNPLGGEPGLVLALREDAMRVFQVFLDHPGTDLETRAANGNTALMMAAFKRQRAAVDALLARGAKVNGAGWTALHYAAAAGDDGIVELLLARGAKIDAVSSLKSGAYTPLMMAAREGQDGTALLLLKKGANAGLKNSEGLSAVQIAERAGKSRVAEAIARALR, from the coding sequence ATGGATCCACGCCGCCGCATCGTCCTGCTTCGTCTCCTGCAAGGCTCCCTGCTGGTCCTCGGCGCCCGCGCCGGGCTGCTGCAGGCGGCGCCCGCTGCGCCGACCGCCGAACAACTCACCACCTTCTTCCGCGCAGTGCAGCTGGACGACGCCAGGACCGTGCAGGCCATGATCGGCAAGGTGGTCAACGCCAACCAGCGTAACCCCCTCGGCGGCGAGCCGGGCCTGGTGCTGGCCCTGCGCGAGGACGCGATGCGGGTGTTCCAGGTCTTTCTCGACCATCCCGGCACCGACCTGGAAACCCGTGCGGCCAACGGCAATACCGCCCTGATGATGGCGGCGTTCAAGCGCCAGCGTGCGGCCGTGGATGCGCTGCTGGCCAGGGGGGCGAAGGTCAACGGCGCCGGCTGGACCGCCCTGCATTATGCCGCTGCCGCCGGCGACGACGGGATCGTCGAACTGCTGCTGGCCAGAGGGGCAAAGATCGACGCCGTTTCGTCCCTCAAGAGCGGTGCCTACACGCCGTTGATGATGGCCGCGCGCGAAGGCCAGGACGGCACGGCGCTGCTGCTGCTGAAAAAGGGTGCCAACGCAGGCCTGAAGAACAGCGAAGGCTTGAGCGCGGTGCAGATCGCGGAACGGGCCGGCAAGTCGCGCGTGGCCGAGGCGATCGCCCGCGCCCTGCGCTGA
- a CDS encoding methyltransferase domain-containing protein: MLNEREIESCYLGQFIPVHYHHNMLMDPKRMDAFQAAIAHAVRPGMKVLELGGGTGVLSYFAAQQADKVYCVEFNPDLVVEARRFLAKNPNGHKVEVIHADAFDYLPPEPVDIVICEMIHVAMLREKQVAVIEAFKQRYLARFGGPLPVFMPEAVVMAVQPMQQDYSFHGYYAPIVQFHDTETAYPGTVGLAQPAVYSVLDFAGPVDSLIAWRGSFTVEQDGVLNALRFVTKNVLSIVQEQGGTIDWLNHYMSLPLVRELEVVAGDVVEVAFQYRAGASIPSLQASLRATLACEDDFAAEAVATAPARTLAFA, from the coding sequence ATGCTGAACGAACGCGAAATCGAAAGCTGCTACCTCGGGCAATTCATCCCGGTCCACTATCACCACAACATGCTGATGGACCCGAAGCGCATGGATGCCTTCCAGGCAGCCATCGCCCACGCCGTGCGTCCCGGCATGAAAGTGCTGGAACTGGGCGGCGGCACCGGGGTGCTCTCGTACTTCGCGGCCCAGCAGGCCGACAAGGTGTATTGCGTCGAGTTCAACCCCGACCTGGTCGTCGAGGCGCGCCGTTTCCTGGCGAAGAACCCGAACGGGCACAAGGTCGAGGTCATCCACGCCGACGCCTTCGACTACCTGCCGCCGGAGCCGGTCGACATCGTCATCTGCGAAATGATCCACGTCGCCATGCTGCGCGAAAAGCAGGTGGCCGTGATCGAAGCCTTCAAACAGCGCTACCTCGCACGTTTCGGCGGCCCGCTGCCGGTCTTCATGCCCGAAGCCGTGGTGATGGCGGTGCAGCCCATGCAGCAGGACTACAGTTTCCACGGTTACTACGCGCCGATCGTGCAGTTCCACGACACCGAGACCGCCTATCCGGGCACGGTCGGGCTGGCCCAGCCGGCCGTCTACAGCGTGCTCGACTTCGCCGGGCCGGTCGACAGCCTGATCGCCTGGCGCGGCAGCTTCACGGTCGAGCAGGACGGCGTGCTCAATGCGCTGCGCTTCGTTACCAAGAACGTACTGTCCATCGTGCAGGAGCAGGGCGGCACGATCGACTGGCTGAACCATTACATGAGCCTGCCTTTGGTGCGCGAGCTCGAGGTGGTGGCCGGCGACGTCGTCGAGGTGGCGTTCCAGTACCGTGCCGGAGCCTCGATCCCCAGCCTGCAGGCCTCGCTGCGCGCGACGCTTGCCTGCGAGGACGATTTCGCGGCCGAGGCCGTGGCCACCGCGCCGGCGCGCACGCTCGCCTTCGCCTGA
- a CDS encoding DUF6139 family protein, with the protein MRLDIYRRAESDGKFSYLVVPETRNIPEEATNTDWEVEARAFEIDDNADQLPDYDIANLSGQLAEKGYAMTALH; encoded by the coding sequence ATGCGCCTGGACATTTACCGCAGAGCCGAAAGCGACGGCAAGTTCTCCTACTTGGTCGTTCCGGAAACCCGCAATATCCCCGAAGAAGCGACGAATACCGACTGGGAAGTGGAGGCCCGCGCCTTCGAGATCGACGACAATGCCGACCAGCTCCCCGACTACGACATCGCCAACCTGAGCGGACAGCTGGCCGAAAAGGGCTATGCGATGACGGCATTGCACTGA
- the lpxO gene encoding lipid A hydroxylase LpxO, which produces MKWTVVGFYFLTVLHIHFRGKVRLPFGRQLFDHSSFMAPINFFMHLFSRVPSTPYIPVQDFAELAPLQQNWQIIRAEAEQLLAMKKIKAAEKNDDAGFNSFFKTGWKRFYLKWYDASHPSAERLCPQTYRLLQSIPSVKAAMFAELPPGARLNPHRDPFAGSMRYHLGLATPNDDRCFIEVDGERHSWRDGQGVIFDETFIHWAVNGSETDRIILFCDVERPLRFRWMGAINRWLGRTMMTAASSPNETGDQTGLVSKLFRISHVMGGYRRRYKAWNKTAYKVTKVALIAGLAALIYWI; this is translated from the coding sequence ATGAAGTGGACAGTGGTGGGTTTCTATTTCCTGACGGTTCTCCACATTCACTTCCGCGGCAAGGTGCGCCTGCCATTCGGCCGCCAGTTGTTCGACCACTCGTCGTTCATGGCCCCCATCAATTTTTTCATGCACCTGTTTTCGCGGGTGCCGAGCACGCCCTACATTCCCGTACAGGATTTCGCCGAGCTCGCGCCACTGCAGCAGAACTGGCAGATCATCCGCGCCGAGGCCGAGCAATTGTTGGCCATGAAGAAGATCAAGGCCGCCGAAAAGAACGACGACGCCGGCTTCAATTCCTTCTTCAAGACAGGCTGGAAACGGTTTTACCTGAAATGGTATGACGCCAGCCATCCTTCGGCCGAGCGCCTCTGCCCCCAGACCTACCGCCTGCTGCAGTCGATTCCCTCGGTGAAGGCCGCCATGTTCGCCGAGCTGCCCCCGGGCGCCAGGCTCAACCCGCACCGCGATCCCTTCGCCGGATCGATGCGCTACCACCTGGGCCTGGCCACGCCGAACGACGACCGCTGCTTCATCGAGGTCGACGGCGAGCGCCACAGCTGGCGCGATGGCCAGGGCGTCATCTTCGATGAAACCTTCATCCACTGGGCCGTGAACGGCAGCGAAACCGACCGCATCATCCTGTTCTGCGACGTCGAACGTCCGCTGCGCTTCCGCTGGATGGGGGCGATCAACCGCTGGCTGGGTCGCACCATGATGACGGCGGCGAGCTCGCCCAACGAAACCGGCGACCAGACTGGCCTGGTGAGCAAACTGTTCCGCATCTCACACGTGATGGGCGGCTACCGCCGGCGCTACAAGGCCTGGAACAAGACGGCCTATAAGGTGACGAAGGTCGCGCTGATCGCCGGCCTGGCGGCGCTCATCTACTGGATCTGA
- a CDS encoding site-specific integrase: MRTLTSWNADPIRSFKQFLTSEAFAETGRRTRADGTLRLLSAASAKIYVFMFGSFADWMAEQRLSFSTLTQADLERFVNRTVKGKRVLNSKIAYRYLRLLERCYEHLEVTPNPAQQAILAIDRAHMTKDEAGRTLSDEQLERFFAALTAQAPHPGRTSAFAGWKRRRDRVMQVVIALAGLRVSEAVGLLVPEVGRQAALDGSIMLAITPEEKHDTSHEHEVNLPRRGAEELRAWLAEREAMAIPGQFVFPANLSGGRMTRKTVYMQMRATFERAGMDLARSGGRTLRNTFARQQLDKGTQPEELKDVLGLALARSVEDYKLTRVIPDPDSADPESPGADDDNPPLRSSR, translated from the coding sequence ATGCGCACCCTGACGTCGTGGAATGCCGACCCGATCCGGTCATTCAAGCAGTTCCTTACCTCCGAGGCCTTTGCCGAGACTGGCCGCCGTACGCGCGCCGACGGCACCCTGCGCTTGCTCTCGGCCGCGTCGGCGAAGATCTATGTCTTCATGTTCGGCAGTTTCGCGGACTGGATGGCCGAACAAAGGCTCAGCTTCTCCACCCTCACCCAGGCTGACCTGGAACGCTTCGTGAACCGTACCGTCAAGGGCAAGCGTGTCCTCAACAGCAAGATCGCCTATCGCTACCTTCGCCTGCTGGAACGGTGTTATGAACATCTGGAAGTGACGCCCAACCCGGCACAGCAGGCGATCCTCGCCATCGACCGCGCCCACATGACGAAGGACGAGGCCGGGCGTACCCTGTCCGACGAACAACTGGAGCGCTTTTTCGCCGCCCTGACGGCGCAGGCTCCCCACCCGGGACGCACCAGCGCGTTCGCTGGCTGGAAGCGCCGGCGCGACCGGGTCATGCAGGTCGTCATCGCGCTGGCGGGCTTGCGGGTGTCGGAAGCGGTCGGCCTGCTCGTACCCGAAGTGGGCAGGCAGGCCGCGCTCGACGGGTCGATCATGCTGGCGATCACCCCAGAGGAAAAGCACGATACCAGCCATGAACACGAGGTGAATCTCCCCCGTCGTGGGGCCGAGGAGCTTCGCGCCTGGCTTGCCGAGCGCGAAGCGATGGCGATTCCTGGGCAGTTCGTGTTCCCGGCCAACCTGAGCGGCGGCCGGATGACGCGCAAGACCGTCTACATGCAGATGCGTGCGACCTTCGAACGCGCGGGCATGGACCTGGCGCGCTCCGGGGGCCGGACCTTGCGCAACACCTTCGCGAGGCAGCAGCTCGACAAGGGCACCCAGCCCGAGGAGTTAAAGGACGTGCTCGGCCTGGCTTTGGCCCGCTCCGTCGAGGACTACAAGCTCACCCGCGTCATACCGGATCCCGACAGCGCGGATCCCGAAAGTCCGGGTGCCGATGACGACAATCCGCCGCTCAGATCCAGTAGATGA
- a CDS encoding universal stress protein, whose amino-acid sequence MFKHILLPTDGSELSQRALLAGVSFAKEVGAELTGITVLPAFRTFTFDAESIEMTETDYLANSERRGAGYLAVLADAARAVDVPCSTLLARSDRPYEEILRVARERACDLIIMASHGRHGVGAMLLGSETQKVLVHSAIPVLVYR is encoded by the coding sequence ATGTTCAAGCACATCCTGCTACCGACGGACGGGTCGGAACTGTCCCAGCGCGCCCTGCTCGCGGGCGTGAGTTTTGCGAAGGAGGTCGGTGCCGAGCTCACCGGCATCACAGTGCTGCCGGCATTTCGCACCTTCACTTTCGACGCCGAATCGATCGAGATGACCGAAACGGATTACCTCGCAAACAGCGAACGGCGCGGTGCCGGCTACCTGGCGGTCCTGGCCGACGCGGCGCGCGCCGTTGATGTGCCGTGCAGCACGCTGCTCGCCCGGTCGGACCGGCCTTACGAGGAAATCCTGCGCGTTGCGCGCGAACGCGCCTGCGACCTGATCATCATGGCCTCGCACGGGCGTCACGGGGTTGGCGCCATGCTGCTCGGCAGCGAGACGCAGAAGGTTCTGGTGCACAGCGCCATTCCGGTGCTGGTGTACCGCTGA